The following are encoded together in the Thermothelomyces thermophilus ATCC 42464 chromosome 3, complete sequence genome:
- a CDS encoding carbohydrate-binding module family 52 protein (CAZy_ID 267828), producing MHRFSLVATALLGLTKGVLGDTETCGQVPYDPSKYVCWDNEFLCPITAGEPLSYCAGACYSKFMYTCTNNVLTLLPPVETPFTLTADNPNLPIHGKPVTAANQHWVVNGETASYCPDQVGDACPPGNETVIVSGGGTVSMSVMVPGGQQAYLDPYWNMGYTQAHSAYIPPGSITTGFGAYQGGGFVNLNGNGWGWAACPPRASGGGGPAWNLVARNDTNAERYKDCSPINLKIHSLPSGTVGAWQYT from the exons ATGCATCGTTTCTCGTTGGTTGCTACCGCCTTGCTTGGACTGACCAAGGGGGTCTTGGGTGACACAGAGACCTGTGGTCAGGTACCGTATGACCCCTCGAAG TACGTCTGCTGGGACAATGAGTTCCTCTGCCCTATCACGGCGGGTGAACCGCTGTCCTACTGCGCCGGTGCATGCTACAGCAAGTTCATGTACACGTGCACAAACAACGTCCTGACTCTCCTCCCGCCTGTCGAGACCCCGTTTACGCTCACGGCCGACAACCCGAACCTTCCCATCCACGGCAAGCCTGTTACCGCTGCCAACCAGCACTGGGTAGTAAACGGCGAAACCGCTAGCTACTGCCCCGACCAAGTCGGCGACGCCTGCCCGCCCGGCAACGAGACCGTCATCGTTTCCGGGGGCGGGACTGTTTCCATGAGCGTCATGGTTCCCGGCGGGCAGCAGGCCTACCTTGACCCGTACTGGAACATGGGCTATACCCAGGCTCACTCGGCCTACATCCCCCCCGGAAGCATTACGACGGGCTTTGGCGCTTACCAGGGTGGTGGCTTCGTCAACCTCAACGGCAACGGCTGGGGCTGGGCTGCCTGCCCCCCAAGGGcttccggcggcggcggtccgGCCTGGAACCTGGTCGCGAGAAATGATACGAATGCAGAGCGATACAAGGATTGCTCGCCCATCAACCTCAAGATTCACTCCCTACCGAGCGGCACCGTGGGCGCCTGGCAGTATACATAA